Proteins encoded within one genomic window of Mesobacillus subterraneus:
- a CDS encoding AIM24 family protein — MSRYSIDEFVSNTKQQDKGEGLFELETPRMLEINLDGQVWSKAGAMISYRGQIKFEREGVLEHGLGKMFKKALTGEGASLMKANGNGKLYLADQGKKISILHLQNEDIFVNGNDLLAFEPSISWDIKLMRRVAGMLSGGLFNVRLEGVGMVTITSHYEPLTLIVSPDNPVYTDPNATVAWSGNLQPEFVTDISFKTFLGCGSGESIQMKFTGDGFVVVQPFEEVYYAPQG; from the coding sequence ATGAGTCGTTATTCAATCGATGAGTTTGTGAGCAACACAAAGCAGCAGGATAAAGGGGAAGGGCTATTTGAATTGGAAACACCGCGTATGTTGGAGATCAACCTGGATGGACAGGTATGGTCAAAAGCAGGAGCGATGATATCGTATCGCGGCCAGATCAAGTTTGAGCGGGAGGGAGTTCTTGAACATGGTCTCGGCAAGATGTTCAAAAAAGCATTAACAGGTGAAGGTGCTTCACTAATGAAAGCAAATGGCAATGGAAAACTTTATCTGGCTGACCAGGGGAAGAAAATATCCATCTTGCATTTGCAAAATGAGGACATTTTCGTAAACGGAAATGACCTGCTGGCCTTTGAGCCTTCCATCAGCTGGGATATCAAGCTAATGCGCCGGGTCGCCGGAATGTTATCGGGTGGTTTGTTCAATGTCCGCCTCGAGGGTGTGGGAATGGTGACCATTACATCTCATTATGAGCCGCTGACCCTCATTGTCAGTCCGGATAATCCAGTATATACAGACCCGAACGCAACAGTAGCCTGGTCTGGTAATCTCCAGCCGGAATTTGTAACAGATATTTCGTTCAAAACATTCCTCGGCTGTGGAAGCGGCGAATCGATCCAGATGAAATTCACCGGGGATGGCTTCGTTGTCGTCCAGCCATTTGAAGAAGTCTATTATGCTCCGCAAGGTTAG
- a CDS encoding DUF2711 family protein, giving the protein MPLDFFYPLGEEPIKDSVIDLLPDGYKLAAVIFSPFFKMPDGWKSPDGPSDEEVYQFADRVSWKEVQIRTRFDRIADVSIGITAYVTGGCGINIYKRMDLFEKIQKAIHPEVFFPNEDQFSVLLIDDILKVLTSKGATKILYNKLIEGEGEFELKELTLDQKLFLCSGPMFLMDEHKEFGFTCYFDEVSMVFFTKEDDFNCFKGTAFEGVYLEKETPIIWENHQVTYFHYNRT; this is encoded by the coding sequence ATGCCCTTGGATTTTTTTTATCCTCTTGGAGAAGAACCCATAAAGGATTCAGTCATCGATCTGCTGCCAGATGGATATAAGTTGGCTGCAGTCATTTTTTCTCCCTTTTTTAAAATGCCTGATGGCTGGAAATCACCGGATGGACCTAGCGATGAGGAAGTTTACCAGTTTGCTGATAGAGTGAGCTGGAAGGAAGTTCAAATTAGAACTCGATTCGATAGAATAGCTGATGTATCTATTGGGATAACGGCGTATGTCACAGGAGGCTGCGGTATTAATATCTACAAAAGGATGGATTTGTTCGAGAAAATTCAGAAGGCTATCCATCCGGAAGTTTTTTTTCCTAATGAGGATCAATTTTCAGTTCTGTTGATTGATGACATCTTAAAGGTTCTTACCTCCAAAGGAGCAACTAAAATCCTATACAATAAACTGATAGAGGGAGAAGGAGAGTTTGAATTAAAAGAATTAACCCTCGACCAAAAACTTTTCCTCTGTTCCGGCCCTATGTTCTTAATGGATGAACATAAGGAATTCGGTTTTACTTGTTACTTTGATGAAGTATCAATGGTTTTCTTTACGAAAGAAGATGATTTCAATTGCTTCAAAGGCACTGCTTTTGAAGGTGTGTATCTTGAAAAAGAAACACCGATCATTTGGGAAAACCATCAAGTCACCTATTTTCATTACAATAGAACATAG
- the metA gene encoding homoserine O-acetyltransferase MetA, which produces MPIKIPLHLPAKEILEKENIFIMDNSRAAKQDIRPLNILILNLMPEKEKTERQLLRLLGNTPLQVNITFLKTATYEAKNTSQYHLEEFYQTFNQVKEKKYDGMIITGAPIELMDFEEVNYWDELTEILNWTERNVTSTLHICWGAQAALYHHYGINKHTLPRKCSGVFTHRVLDHTEKLLRGFDDEFIAPHSRNTDISKKALQNHPELKLLASSDEAGALIISSKDSRRIMITGHLEYEVSTLAEEFLRDKKKGIEIDIPENYFPQDDPEKEPVNRWRSHAHLFFSNWLNYYVYQETPYEWD; this is translated from the coding sequence TTGCCAATAAAAATCCCGCTGCACTTGCCAGCGAAAGAAATTCTGGAAAAAGAAAATATTTTTATCATGGATAATAGCCGTGCTGCAAAACAGGATATCCGGCCGTTGAATATATTAATACTGAATCTAATGCCTGAAAAAGAAAAAACGGAAAGACAGCTGCTCCGCTTGCTCGGAAATACCCCACTACAGGTGAACATTACTTTTCTAAAGACGGCTACATACGAGGCAAAAAATACGTCACAATATCATCTTGAAGAATTTTATCAAACCTTCAATCAAGTAAAAGAAAAAAAATATGACGGCATGATCATTACCGGTGCACCAATCGAGTTGATGGATTTCGAGGAGGTAAACTACTGGGACGAACTAACGGAGATTCTCAACTGGACAGAGCGAAATGTAACGTCCACATTGCATATCTGCTGGGGAGCACAGGCTGCCTTATATCATCACTATGGCATCAATAAACATACTCTTCCGAGGAAATGCTCAGGCGTATTCACCCATAGAGTCCTAGACCATACCGAGAAGCTATTAAGAGGGTTCGACGATGAATTCATTGCTCCTCATTCAAGGAATACGGATATTTCCAAAAAGGCCTTGCAGAATCATCCTGAGCTGAAGCTGTTGGCTTCATCTGATGAAGCCGGTGCTCTAATTATTTCCAGCAAAGATAGCAGGAGAATCATGATCACCGGCCACCTTGAATACGAAGTTTCAACACTTGCCGAAGAATTCTTAAGAGATAAGAAAAAAGGCATTGAAATCGACATACCGGAGAATTATTTTCCACAGGATGATCCCGAAAAGGAACCGGTAAACCGCTGGAGATCACATGCCCATTTGTTCTTTTCCAATTGGCTGAATTACTATGTTTATCAGGAAACTCCTTATGAATGGGATTAG